One window of the Mycobacterium sp. SVM_VP21 genome contains the following:
- a CDS encoding PE family protein, giving the protein MSFVTTQPEALLAAVANLRTIGSSMAAHSAAAAAPTTSVVPAGSDEVSALTAARFAAHAQAYQAVSAQAVAVHEMFVNALSSGANAYAATEAANAAAAG; this is encoded by the coding sequence ATGTCGTTCGTCACAACGCAACCCGAAGCGTTGCTGGCCGCCGTCGCCAACCTGCGAACCATCGGTTCGTCGATGGCCGCGCACAGTGCCGCCGCCGCGGCACCCACCACGAGCGTGGTGCCGGCCGGCTCCGACGAGGTATCCGCGCTGACCGCCGCCCGGTTCGCCGCCCACGCTCAGGCCTACCAGGCCGTGAGCGCACAGGCGGTGGCCGTCCACGAGATGTTCGTGAACGCCCTGAGCAGCGGAGCCAACGCATACGCCGCAACCGAAGCTGCCAACGCAGCAGCGGCCGGCTAG
- a CDS encoding DUF732 domain-containing protein — protein sequence MTELEFPLATSSCERRLRRRDFLNSSARKLLVTSACAAAVVGIPTPAHAEPGDPYVYVTGATDDTFIRALDGLKIEHPNNAHVIGIAREACEYIESGHPIREAVDGVKNSPLNLPLLQSAHFVAVARALYCPNTSDF from the coding sequence GTGACTGAGTTGGAATTTCCCCTGGCGACATCGTCGTGCGAGAGACGGCTCCGCCGACGCGACTTCCTCAACTCCAGTGCGCGGAAGCTGCTGGTGACTTCAGCCTGTGCGGCAGCCGTGGTCGGTATACCAACGCCAGCGCACGCCGAACCGGGTGATCCGTATGTGTATGTCACAGGCGCGACCGACGACACCTTCATTCGAGCCCTCGATGGGCTCAAGATCGAGCACCCGAACAACGCCCACGTGATTGGCATCGCCCGAGAAGCCTGCGAGTACATCGAGAGTGGCCACCCGATCCGCGAGGCCGTAGACGGGGTGAAGAACTCCCCCCTCAATTTGCCTCTTCTGCAGAGCGCCCACTTCGTGGCGGTCGCACGGGCGTTGTACTGCCCCAATACCTCGGATTTCTGA
- a CDS encoding PE family protein, which yields MSFVTTQPEALSAAATSLQGIGSALSAQNIAAAAPTTSVVPAAADAVSALTAAQFAAHARMYQAVSAQATAIHEQFVATMNASAGSYLVTEAGNAASAG from the coding sequence ATGTCATTTGTTACCACCCAGCCGGAAGCGTTGTCGGCGGCGGCAACCAGTCTGCAGGGCATCGGTTCGGCGTTGAGTGCCCAAAATATAGCCGCAGCGGCCCCGACGACCAGTGTGGTGCCTGCCGCAGCGGATGCGGTGTCGGCGTTGACGGCCGCGCAGTTTGCCGCGCACGCCCGGATGTATCAGGCGGTCAGCGCCCAGGCGACGGCAATCCACGAGCAGTTCGTGGCGACCATGAACGCAAGCGCCGGCTCGTATCTGGTCACCGAGGCCGGTAACGCCGCGTCGGCCGGATAG
- a CDS encoding PPE family protein — MDYGALPPEVNSTRMYAGVGSGPMLAAAGAWDVLAQELSVTAAAMDMTIADLTSGPWRGPSATAMAAAALPFTTWFKTTAAQAEQAAMQAKAAAAAFEAAFAMTVPPQMVFANRAQLMMLVATNFFGQNTPAIAATEAHYAAMWAQDAAAMYAYAGGSAAASQLTEFTSPPQTTNPGAQAGQATATTQAVSNSAASQATSQATSQGLTSLQSLAQSGAATGAPSVPAAGTGTAPTTGSAAWTAFLQQLVTPLRTLTGYTNSAMGPFRLIDMVGQGLNGHEVSGQAVADSRAFFTELTKVAEVAKAGTAASYTPGFGAASPSVAVGRGIQVGLLSVPQSWPMAPTSANQAAATLVSSRVAAAETGVMPRGGMAGLAGMAGLPGASAAANGGPTGFRFVPRYGYRHRVMNRPPSAG; from the coding sequence ATCGACTACGGGGCGCTGCCTCCGGAGGTCAATTCCACGCGGATGTATGCGGGAGTCGGCTCCGGTCCGATGTTGGCAGCAGCGGGGGCCTGGGACGTCTTGGCCCAAGAGTTGAGCGTGACCGCGGCAGCGATGGACATGACTATCGCGGACCTCACCAGCGGTCCGTGGCGCGGGCCGTCGGCGACCGCCATGGCCGCAGCGGCACTGCCGTTCACCACCTGGTTCAAGACGACGGCGGCGCAAGCCGAACAGGCGGCTATGCAGGCCAAGGCCGCAGCGGCTGCCTTTGAAGCCGCGTTCGCGATGACGGTGCCGCCACAGATGGTGTTCGCCAACCGGGCACAGCTGATGATGTTGGTCGCCACCAACTTCTTCGGCCAGAACACCCCGGCTATCGCAGCTACCGAAGCCCACTACGCAGCGATGTGGGCCCAAGACGCCGCCGCCATGTATGCCTACGCAGGTGGTTCCGCGGCGGCTTCGCAATTGACGGAGTTCACCTCGCCGCCGCAGACCACCAATCCCGGTGCGCAAGCGGGGCAGGCCACCGCGACCACCCAGGCCGTCAGCAACTCGGCGGCGTCGCAGGCTACCTCCCAGGCGACGTCGCAGGGGCTGACCTCCTTGCAGTCGCTCGCTCAGTCGGGTGCGGCCACTGGGGCACCTTCGGTCCCGGCTGCGGGTACGGGTACCGCACCGACCACCGGCTCGGCGGCGTGGACCGCGTTCCTGCAACAGCTGGTCACTCCGCTCCGGACGCTCACCGGCTACACCAACTCGGCCATGGGACCCTTCCGGCTCATCGACATGGTCGGCCAGGGCCTCAACGGTCACGAGGTATCGGGTCAGGCGGTGGCGGATAGCAGGGCATTCTTCACCGAACTGACAAAGGTGGCCGAGGTCGCGAAGGCGGGAACTGCAGCCTCCTACACCCCGGGTTTCGGCGCCGCGTCACCGTCAGTCGCCGTGGGCCGGGGCATCCAGGTCGGGTTGTTGTCGGTGCCGCAGAGCTGGCCGATGGCTCCCACTTCGGCCAATCAAGCTGCGGCGACACTGGTTTCCAGCCGGGTGGCCGCTGCGGAGACCGGCGTGATGCCGCGCGGCGGAATGGCAGGGTTGGCCGGCATGGCTGGTCTGCCCGGGGCCAGTGCCGCCGCCAACGGCGGGCCTACCGGTTTCCGGTTCGTTCCTCGGTACGGCTACCGACACCGGGTGATGAACCGGCCGCCCAGCGCCGGGTAG
- a CDS encoding PPE family protein: MLDFGMLPPEVTSSQMYTGPGSTSMVTAAAAWDGLSAQLNSFAVGYSSAISALEGDGWSGSAASAMATAAAPYIQWATTLAGQAEQVAGQARASAAAFETAHAAVVPPAMVAANRTQLTNLVATNIFGQNTPQIAATEAQYAGMWAQNAQTMYGYAGSSSTTAKLVPFSEPPQTTNPAGQSAQAATAAAQATAAASSQSQNWLTELLQALSSGSTTASSSSTTSLFGIPIPSDLLSAIGTINTTVGPLNTVAALARTFGNLGTFAVAGFRVMNDFALYSPLLGLAGDGSSVAFGGLGTGLVGSTSSAASNAVLASVGKAGAMGSLSVPPAWAQAAPVATASEQPMWLSEVEAWWEAGAPANLGASTMAEVAAAAAAGSLLMRPVVGKALRVPPRQFKMSRPSSGG, from the coding sequence ATGCTGGATTTCGGGATGTTGCCGCCGGAGGTGACGTCGTCGCAGATGTATACGGGGCCCGGGTCGACGTCCATGGTGACGGCGGCGGCGGCCTGGGACGGTCTTTCCGCGCAGTTGAATTCGTTCGCGGTCGGCTATTCTTCGGCGATCTCGGCCTTGGAGGGCGACGGCTGGTCCGGTTCTGCGGCGAGCGCGATGGCCACGGCGGCCGCCCCCTATATCCAGTGGGCGACCACTTTGGCGGGACAGGCCGAGCAGGTGGCCGGCCAAGCCCGGGCTTCTGCGGCCGCGTTCGAGACGGCGCACGCGGCGGTGGTGCCGCCGGCGATGGTGGCGGCAAACCGCACCCAGCTGACGAACCTGGTCGCGACCAACATCTTCGGTCAGAACACCCCGCAGATCGCGGCGACCGAGGCGCAGTACGCCGGGATGTGGGCGCAGAACGCCCAGACGATGTACGGCTACGCGGGATCGTCCTCGACGACGGCGAAGCTGGTGCCGTTCAGCGAACCGCCGCAGACCACCAACCCCGCCGGCCAATCCGCCCAGGCCGCCACGGCGGCCGCCCAAGCCACCGCGGCGGCGTCGTCGCAGTCGCAGAACTGGCTCACCGAGCTGCTACAGGCCCTCTCGTCGGGATCCACCACCGCCTCGAGTTCAAGTACGACGTCGTTGTTCGGTATCCCGATACCGTCTGATCTGCTGTCGGCCATAGGAACCATAAACACCACAGTCGGGCCGCTGAATACCGTTGCGGCGCTTGCTCGTACCTTCGGCAACCTCGGTACCTTTGCTGTCGCTGGTTTCCGTGTCATGAACGACTTCGCGCTGTACTCGCCCTTGCTTGGGCTGGCCGGCGACGGCTCGTCGGTCGCATTCGGAGGGCTTGGCACCGGGCTGGTCGGATCGACGTCGTCGGCGGCAAGCAATGCGGTGCTCGCCAGCGTAGGCAAAGCAGGTGCGATGGGCTCGTTGTCGGTGCCCCCGGCGTGGGCGCAGGCGGCGCCGGTGGCCACTGCCAGCGAGCAGCCGATGTGGCTGTCGGAGGTCGAGGCATGGTGGGAGGCCGGCGCACCGGCGAATCTGGGTGCCTCGACCATGGCGGAGGTGGCCGCCGCAGCCGCTGCGGGCAGCCTGCTGATGCGCCCGGTCGTGGGCAAGGCCCTGCGGGTTCCGCCCCGGCAATTCAAGATGTCGCGGCCTTCCTCCGGCGGATGA
- a CDS encoding WXG100 family type VII secretion target: protein MPTRFLSDPEAMRLMAERFDVHAQAVGDEARRMWASYQTMGQTQTQMQTAFRNIVTMLHGVRDEMVRDAVKYEYQDAASQHTLST, encoded by the coding sequence ATGCCTACTCGCTTTCTGAGCGACCCGGAAGCGATGCGCCTCATGGCGGAGCGTTTCGACGTGCATGCCCAGGCGGTAGGAGACGAGGCACGCCGGATGTGGGCGTCCTACCAGACCATGGGCCAGACGCAGACCCAGATGCAGACGGCGTTTCGCAATATCGTCACCATGCTTCACGGGGTGCGCGACGAGATGGTCCGCGACGCAGTCAAATACGAATACCAAGATGCCGCCTCACAACACACTTTGAGCACTTGA
- a CDS encoding WXG100 family type VII secretion target, whose protein sequence is MSIHYQFGDVDAHGALIRTQAAALEAEHEAIVHDVLAAGDFWGGAGSTACQEFITELGRNFAVIYEHANTHGQKVQTAGNNMAGTDTSVGSSWA, encoded by the coding sequence ATGTCGATCCACTATCAGTTCGGTGACGTGGATGCCCACGGCGCGCTGATTCGCACCCAGGCCGCCGCGCTGGAGGCCGAGCACGAGGCGATCGTGCACGACGTGCTGGCTGCCGGGGACTTCTGGGGCGGCGCCGGCTCGACCGCCTGCCAGGAGTTCATCACCGAACTTGGGCGCAACTTCGCCGTCATCTACGAGCACGCCAACACCCACGGTCAGAAGGTGCAGACCGCCGGCAACAACATGGCGGGCACTGACACTTCCGTCGGCTCCAGCTGGGCCTGA
- a CDS encoding SOS response-associated peptidase yields the protein MCGRFAITTDPALLAARIDAINEMPAGADAGPNYNVAPTDGIATVVSRYADPGLAPKEPTRRVRLMRWGLVPPWTRPGPDGAPVGGGPLLINARAETITTTPAYRASAQRRRCLVPMDGYYEWRPEPRGLAGRKTRKTPFYIHGDGATLFAAGLWSIWRPDRRHAPLLSAAIITTAAVGELAGIHDRMPLLLPENHWDSWLNPERPIDTALLSRPPDVSKIALHEVSTLVNSVRNNGPELIDAVAPQPEQARLL from the coding sequence ATGTGCGGGCGCTTCGCGATAACCACCGATCCGGCGTTGCTGGCCGCGCGCATCGATGCGATCAACGAGATGCCGGCCGGCGCAGATGCCGGTCCGAACTACAACGTGGCGCCCACCGACGGGATCGCAACGGTGGTCAGCCGGTATGCCGACCCCGGCCTCGCCCCCAAAGAGCCGACCCGCCGGGTCCGGCTGATGCGGTGGGGGCTGGTGCCGCCTTGGACGCGGCCCGGACCGGACGGCGCGCCGGTCGGTGGCGGTCCGCTGCTGATCAACGCCCGCGCCGAGACCATCACGACTACCCCGGCGTACCGCGCATCCGCGCAACGCCGACGCTGCTTGGTGCCGATGGACGGCTACTACGAATGGCGTCCCGAACCCCGGGGGCTGGCCGGGCGCAAGACCCGCAAGACGCCGTTCTACATCCACGGTGACGGCGCGACGCTGTTCGCTGCCGGCCTGTGGTCGATCTGGCGTCCGGACCGGCGACATGCCCCGCTGCTGAGCGCCGCCATCATCACCACCGCGGCCGTAGGAGAACTGGCCGGGATTCACGACCGGATGCCGTTGCTCCTGCCCGAAAACCATTGGGACAGTTGGTTGAACCCGGAAAGACCGATCGACACCGCGCTGCTGTCCCGACCACCGGACGTGAGCAAGATCGCGCTGCATGAGGTCTCGACACTGGTCAACAGCGTGCGCAACAACGGGCCGGAGTTGATCGATGCGGTAGCGCCACAGCCCGAACAGGCCAGGCTGCTCTAA
- a CDS encoding LLM class flavin-dependent oxidoreductase, with protein MRLSVLDLTPVRTDQSTSNALAATMRLAKIADDLGYTRYWVAEHHNIPSVAATSPPVLTAMIAAATSRIRVGSGGVMLPNHAPLAIAEQFALLEAAHPGRIDLGIGRASGADPVTSAVLRGATGRGDRGIDDFPDNLADVIALLSTAGVSVQLADRSYVLRSTPHALTRPRVYVLGSSMQSARVAAAQGLPYVFGHHLFGEHADEALTCYRSQFVPSELAAEPTAFLTVNTVVAETHDEAKALILPYLRLQAQIATGQPSGRLELVEDAEQAALTPQQHRVAQGELERAVLGTPAEAFTQLQGLADRFGVDELMLNPVASARRGTDPASSPGREATLRLLADATSTK; from the coding sequence GTGCGCCTCTCCGTCCTCGATCTCACGCCGGTCCGCACCGACCAGTCCACTTCGAATGCGCTGGCGGCGACGATGCGACTGGCGAAGATCGCCGACGATCTCGGCTACACCCGCTACTGGGTCGCCGAGCACCACAACATTCCCTCGGTAGCCGCAACCAGCCCGCCAGTGCTGACCGCGATGATTGCCGCCGCCACCTCGCGCATTCGTGTGGGCTCGGGCGGGGTGATGTTGCCCAATCACGCGCCCCTGGCCATCGCCGAGCAGTTCGCGCTGCTGGAGGCCGCCCATCCCGGCCGTATCGACCTGGGCATCGGGCGAGCCTCCGGCGCCGATCCGGTGACATCGGCGGTATTGCGCGGAGCGACCGGCCGCGGTGATCGCGGCATTGACGATTTCCCCGACAATCTCGCCGACGTGATCGCCCTACTGAGCACCGCTGGAGTGTCAGTGCAACTGGCGGACCGCAGCTACGTCCTGAGGTCGACCCCGCACGCGCTGACCAGACCGCGGGTATACGTGCTGGGCTCCTCGATGCAGTCGGCTCGAGTCGCCGCGGCCCAGGGGCTGCCCTACGTATTCGGCCATCACCTGTTCGGCGAGCACGCTGACGAGGCACTGACGTGCTACCGGTCACAGTTCGTCCCGAGCGAGCTTGCCGCCGAGCCGACCGCGTTCCTGACCGTCAACACCGTGGTGGCCGAAACACACGACGAGGCAAAGGCTTTGATTCTTCCCTATTTGCGGCTGCAAGCGCAGATCGCGACCGGACAGCCATCAGGCCGCCTGGAGCTGGTCGAAGACGCCGAGCAGGCGGCCCTGACGCCGCAGCAACACCGCGTCGCACAGGGCGAGCTTGAACGCGCGGTGCTCGGAACGCCTGCCGAGGCGTTCACGCAACTGCAGGGGCTGGCCGACCGGTTCGGCGTGGACGAGTTGATGCTCAATCCGGTGGCATCCGCCCGGCGGGGTACCGACCCAGCCAGCTCACCGGGGCGGGAAGCCACGCTTCGGCTGTTAGCTGACGCGACGTCGACAAAGTGA
- a CDS encoding class I SAM-dependent methyltransferase, whose product MNSNTELGGAPPASPPEPWEIGRPQPVVQQLVACGALRGEVLDPGTGSGHHAIHYAAHGYSTTGLDYSPAAIAVAQRNAAQAGVTVDFQVADAVNLVGFDGRFDTVVDSAFYHLFQDDEETQLRYARNLHRATKPQARLFMFEAGRHNVNGWQLDGLSPERFGPLLESAGWRIDHIGTTTYQGTFEPTAFTDMIAVMESMGREDLLAGVRALAERFAYLQPLLEDNLVHMPFWAVTATRID is encoded by the coding sequence ATGAACAGCAATACCGAGCTCGGCGGCGCGCCGCCGGCAAGCCCTCCCGAACCGTGGGAGATCGGCCGTCCGCAGCCGGTGGTGCAGCAATTGGTGGCGTGCGGAGCGCTGCGCGGGGAAGTTCTCGATCCCGGAACCGGCTCCGGTCACCACGCGATTCACTATGCGGCTCATGGCTATTCGACAACAGGGCTCGACTATTCCCCGGCCGCTATCGCGGTCGCGCAACGGAACGCCGCCCAAGCTGGTGTGACGGTCGACTTCCAGGTGGCTGACGCGGTCAATCTCGTCGGGTTCGATGGCAGGTTCGACACCGTGGTCGACAGCGCGTTCTACCACCTGTTCCAGGACGACGAAGAAACCCAATTGCGCTACGCGCGCAACCTGCACCGGGCGACCAAGCCTCAAGCACGGCTGTTCATGTTCGAGGCCGGACGCCACAACGTGAACGGCTGGCAATTGGACGGGTTGTCGCCCGAGCGTTTCGGTCCGTTGCTCGAATCCGCCGGCTGGCGTATCGACCACATCGGGACCACGACCTATCAAGGAACTTTCGAACCCACCGCCTTCACCGACATGATCGCGGTGATGGAGTCGATGGGCCGCGAGGACCTGCTGGCCGGGGTCCGCGCGCTGGCCGAACGGTTCGCCTACCTGCAGCCGCTGCTCGAAGACAACCTGGTGCACATGCCGTTCTGGGCGGTCACCGCCACCCGGATCGACTAG
- a CDS encoding PPE family protein codes for MNYLSLPPEVTSTMIYSGPGSEPMVVAASAWSALAAELKSVAAEYRAVISQLTSEEWLGTASASMATAAAPYINWMELTAAQAEQAAAQGRAAAAAYETAHAQTVPPVAVTANRELLQQLVATNILGQNTPSIAATETEHNEMWAQDTLAMFGYDAQSSAATQLNEFTAPPNPTNLGGDAANANAVASAADSATATQATKASGVLQSLVNSAESTGHPAQDVLNDPNYNLSNQLMTQMVTNANLQSNNVCAVWRGVSGVLGLQKLFADGAKAASTGAASAASGAASAASGAASAASGAAGAVGGLSVPASWVPPLAAASTLGPVSGGSWVPVGPAAAAALPSTGGILGGAPIAPPTGMPGMPGVPAAGAAGAGFRGFGGPRYGTALTVMPRRPFGG; via the coding sequence ATGAACTACTTGTCGTTGCCGCCTGAGGTGACTTCCACCATGATCTACTCCGGGCCTGGCTCGGAGCCCATGGTCGTCGCAGCGTCGGCGTGGAGTGCGCTGGCCGCTGAACTGAAATCTGTTGCGGCCGAGTACCGGGCGGTCATCAGCCAGCTGACCTCTGAGGAATGGCTCGGGACGGCCTCGGCGTCGATGGCGACCGCCGCCGCGCCTTACATCAACTGGATGGAGCTCACCGCCGCGCAGGCCGAGCAGGCCGCCGCGCAGGGCCGGGCCGCTGCCGCCGCCTACGAGACGGCACACGCTCAGACGGTGCCGCCGGTTGCGGTCACCGCCAACCGCGAACTGCTGCAGCAGCTGGTCGCCACCAACATCCTCGGGCAGAACACCCCCTCGATCGCGGCCACCGAGACCGAACACAACGAAATGTGGGCCCAGGACACGCTGGCGATGTTCGGCTACGACGCCCAGTCCAGCGCTGCCACGCAGCTCAACGAGTTCACCGCGCCGCCCAACCCGACCAACCTGGGTGGTGACGCCGCGAACGCCAACGCGGTCGCCTCGGCGGCCGACAGTGCCACGGCCACCCAGGCCACCAAGGCTTCGGGCGTCCTGCAGAGCCTGGTGAACTCGGCCGAAAGCACGGGCCACCCGGCCCAGGACGTCCTCAACGACCCGAACTACAACCTGTCCAACCAGTTGATGACCCAAATGGTGACCAACGCAAACCTGCAGTCGAACAACGTCTGTGCGGTGTGGCGTGGTGTCAGCGGTGTGCTCGGCCTGCAGAAGCTGTTTGCCGACGGCGCGAAGGCAGCATCGACGGGCGCCGCCAGTGCAGCCTCCGGTGCCGCGAGCGCGGCCTCCGGTGCGGCGAGCGCGGCCTCCGGTGCCGCCGGCGCGGTCGGCGGCCTCTCGGTCCCGGCGAGCTGGGTGCCGCCGCTGGCAGCGGCGTCCACGCTGGGCCCGGTGTCCGGCGGCTCCTGGGTTCCGGTGGGCCCCGCTGCGGCGGCGGCGCTGCCGTCTACGGGAGGCATCCTCGGCGGTGCTCCGATCGCACCGCCGACAGGAATGCCTGGAATGCCGGGTGTCCCGGCCGCGGGTGCGGCCGGCGCCGGCTTCCGCGGTTTCGGCGGTCCGCGCTACGGAACCGCGTTGACCGTCATGCCACGTCGTCCGTTCGGCGGATAG
- a CDS encoding PPE family protein: MVAASAWDALAAELDSFARGYSSVISALQDEAWTGAAAQAMAAAAAPYAEWAATTAGQAEQAASQARAAAAAYETAHAAVVPPPKVAANRTLLAYLIQTNILGHNTPQIGATEAAYDAMWVQDASAMHGYAASASSATKLTLFAAPPQTTNQAAAPAASATATGSQSSLSQFLSQFIQTVSQFLSGSNPGPPNFANGIPIPQSLLTDYSAMGSIFNGFDNFGAVWIRNVATVAEYIVVMTKLFTDGVLYSPATGLAGATAPAVGAAVSPTVLAAADAGAGANRAVLASVGEARAVGQLSAPSNWANATPAAAATDRYLSSWGTQGSWDAAPKMQVAGTGPAAMMGPMSGAAGAAAARKITRPSVSAVLQVTPPRYEMPRPSSGG; this comes from the coding sequence ATGGTGGCTGCGTCGGCTTGGGACGCTCTAGCCGCGGAATTGGATTCATTTGCGCGAGGCTATTCGTCGGTAATCTCCGCATTGCAGGATGAAGCCTGGACGGGTGCTGCGGCGCAGGCGATGGCGGCGGCCGCCGCACCGTATGCGGAGTGGGCGGCAACCACCGCCGGACAAGCCGAGCAGGCGGCCAGCCAGGCTCGGGCGGCGGCAGCCGCATACGAGACCGCACACGCGGCAGTTGTGCCACCGCCGAAGGTGGCCGCCAACCGCACCTTGCTGGCGTACTTGATACAGACCAATATCCTGGGTCACAACACGCCGCAAATCGGGGCCACGGAGGCCGCCTACGACGCGATGTGGGTGCAAGATGCCAGCGCGATGCACGGCTATGCAGCGTCGGCGTCTTCGGCGACCAAATTGACGCTGTTCGCTGCGCCGCCGCAGACCACCAACCAGGCCGCAGCACCCGCGGCGTCCGCAACGGCGACGGGGTCGCAATCCAGCCTGTCACAGTTTCTTTCGCAATTTATTCAGACAGTGTCACAATTCCTTTCGGGATCGAATCCGGGCCCGCCGAACTTCGCCAACGGAATACCGATACCCCAATCGCTCCTTACGGACTATTCGGCTATGGGCAGTATTTTCAACGGCTTTGACAACTTTGGTGCGGTGTGGATTCGTAACGTCGCTACCGTTGCTGAATACATCGTTGTTATGACGAAACTCTTCACCGACGGCGTACTTTATTCGCCGGCGACCGGGCTGGCCGGGGCGACCGCGCCAGCTGTCGGCGCGGCGGTGTCGCCAACGGTCCTGGCTGCAGCCGATGCGGGGGCAGGCGCTAACAGGGCGGTGCTGGCCAGTGTGGGTGAGGCGCGCGCGGTCGGGCAGTTGTCGGCACCCTCGAATTGGGCGAATGCGACCCCGGCTGCCGCTGCGACCGATCGGTACCTGTCGTCGTGGGGGACTCAGGGGTCGTGGGATGCGGCTCCGAAGATGCAGGTGGCCGGGACCGGCCCGGCGGCGATGATGGGACCGATGTCCGGGGCGGCCGGCGCTGCTGCGGCGCGCAAAATAACGCGTCCCAGTGTCAGCGCCGTCTTGCAGGTCACGCCTCCCCGCTACGAGATGCCCCGCCCTTCATCCGGCGGATAG
- a CDS encoding PPE family protein, whose amino-acid sequence MDFAALPPEVNSARMYAGPGSGPMMAAATAWGGLAGQLELFAAGYSSELTTVQGQLWSGPASDAMFTAAAPYVAWANATAAQAEQAASQARAAAAAYEAAFAMTVPPSVVEANRTLLMALIATNFLGQNTPAIAATEAHYGEMWAQDAAAMYGYAGSSLPAVATLTPFKAPPKTTNPAGQSAQSVAASHAASSAATQTSQSVVTHALSTASPPAHSLSTSPTAAPPPSTSASGSSGYFYVNSWQTLETLYNDYYKAIPQPAYNIFGVTTGDATGLSGGFGLFGSHLSTPSTTPFLFGKSPFPPLFSSPFGGAGAAGGPALAGWGNAVSVGRLSVPQSWSATTAAAKTGYVAQSPEPQVAAGQPAVKLASSSAPAAEQLSPPLAPMGGSERRHGGNAVFRMQERRWRMPRPTVGG is encoded by the coding sequence CTGGACTTTGCGGCGCTGCCGCCCGAAGTCAATTCGGCGAGAATGTACGCCGGTCCCGGTTCGGGGCCGATGATGGCTGCCGCGACGGCCTGGGGCGGGCTTGCCGGACAGTTGGAACTCTTTGCGGCGGGCTATTCCTCGGAGCTGACGACGGTGCAAGGCCAGCTGTGGTCGGGGCCCGCGTCGGATGCGATGTTCACGGCGGCGGCGCCATATGTAGCGTGGGCGAATGCGACGGCCGCGCAGGCCGAGCAGGCTGCCAGCCAGGCTCGTGCGGCGGCGGCCGCTTACGAGGCCGCGTTCGCGATGACGGTTCCCCCATCGGTGGTCGAAGCCAACAGGACGTTGCTCATGGCGCTGATCGCCACCAACTTCTTGGGCCAGAACACCCCGGCGATCGCGGCCACGGAGGCCCACTACGGCGAGATGTGGGCACAGGACGCCGCTGCTATGTACGGCTACGCCGGCTCATCGTTGCCTGCTGTCGCAACGTTGACGCCGTTCAAGGCGCCACCGAAGACCACCAACCCCGCCGGGCAATCTGCGCAGAGCGTGGCCGCAAGTCACGCGGCCAGCAGTGCGGCCACCCAAACGTCGCAATCGGTTGTGACGCACGCTTTGTCGACGGCGTCACCGCCCGCGCACAGTCTGTCGACAAGCCCGACTGCTGCTCCGCCACCGTCAACGTCCGCGTCGGGTTCGTCGGGGTACTTTTACGTCAATAGTTGGCAGACCTTGGAGACTCTCTACAACGATTACTACAAAGCGATTCCCCAGCCCGCCTATAACATATTCGGCGTTACCACCGGCGATGCCACAGGGCTAAGCGGTGGGTTTGGACTATTCGGGTCACATCTCAGCACACCATCGACGACGCCGTTTTTGTTCGGCAAGAGTCCGTTCCCGCCGCTTTTCTCGTCACCTTTTGGCGGTGCGGGGGCAGCCGGTGGTCCTGCGCTTGCCGGCTGGGGCAACGCCGTATCGGTGGGACGATTGTCGGTCCCCCAGAGCTGGTCGGCGACAACAGCTGCAGCGAAAACAGGTTACGTTGCCCAGTCGCCGGAGCCGCAGGTGGCGGCGGGCCAGCCAGCTGTCAAGCTGGCCAGTTCGTCGGCGCCCGCGGCTGAGCAGCTGTCACCACCGTTGGCGCCGATGGGTGGTTCGGAGCGGCGCCACGGCGGCAATGCCGTCTTCCGCATGCAGGAACGCCGTTGGCGTATGCCTCGACCGACGGTCGGCGGATAG